From one Phocaeicola salanitronis DSM 18170 genomic stretch:
- a CDS encoding LolA-like putative outer membrane lipoprotein chaperone, which yields MKHIYLICLFIAASVFTYAGEDNRAKAILDQTAKAYREAGGINILFEGTQRGTLLLKGECFYLECGGVKSWFDGETQWSYVEENEEVTVSNPSPEELQSINPYALINSYTTLFNYQYGNRHAIKGKQGNEVILTPRRKSDIKSIVLFISDNYQPLHITINLVNGQVQEFRIVSYKTHQPYAETTFHFNPKQYPDAEVIDMR from the coding sequence ATGAAACACATCTATCTGATTTGCCTGTTCATCGCCGCATCCGTCTTCACCTATGCAGGTGAAGACAACCGTGCGAAAGCGATTCTTGACCAAACCGCCAAAGCCTACCGGGAAGCGGGAGGCATCAATATCCTTTTCGAAGGAACACAGCGAGGCACTTTGCTCTTGAAAGGTGAATGTTTTTACTTGGAATGCGGCGGAGTGAAAAGTTGGTTCGATGGAGAAACACAATGGAGCTACGTAGAAGAAAACGAAGAGGTTACCGTATCCAATCCTTCTCCCGAAGAATTGCAAAGCATCAATCCGTATGCGCTAATCAACTCCTACACCACCCTCTTCAATTACCAATATGGAAACCGGCATGCCATCAAAGGAAAGCAGGGGAACGAAGTCATCCTTACCCCTCGCCGGAAAAGTGACATCAAGTCGATTGTCCTTTTCATCTCAGACAATTACCAGCCGCTTCATATCACTATCAACCTAGTGAACGGACAAGTCCAAGAGTTCCGCATCGTATCCTATAAGACGCACCAACCTTATGCGGAAACTACTTTCCACTTTAATCCGAAACAGTACCCAGATGCTGAAGTAATCGATATGAGATGA
- a CDS encoding FtsK/SpoIIIE family DNA translocase, with product MKKKTETKENEEKMIAPSKVIKAMKGETIHFIIGLLCVIFGVYMLLAFTSFFFTGGNDQSILAHPDPGELLETENRIQNYAGARGAQLSQFLINDCFGISAYLIVVFLIVAGMKLMKAYQFTLWKWFIGCSVLMIWLSITLGFAFGGTFQDTFLYPGGLHGYNVSQWICSQIGAPGLILALLVTLILIAVFFTRETMQIVRKTLHPTLPLRNNKEKNRAEEKPKTEEAAPVNTSSEPVTDKPADALSDSGSGPIELELDPIENKEEEPHHDMREEQVPLNETLTVPAKEKKEETPNEPTFEIESTSEEEPASERGTLDQPYNPRLDLEHYHFPTLDLLNSYNDHEPSIDMEEQNANKNRIIQVLRSFGIEISSIKASVGPTITLYEITPAEGVRINRIRNLEDDIALSLSALGIRIIAPIPGKGTIGIEVPNANPRIVPMNSILSSKKFQDTTFELPVALGKTITNEVFMVDLAKAPHMLVAGATGQGKSVGLNAIVTSLLYKKHPSELKFVIVDPKKVEFAIYAPIERHFLAKLPDSDSAIITDVTKVVQTLNSLCTEMDNRYDLLQEAGCRNIKEYNAKFISRQLNPEKGHRFMPYIVIIIDEFGDLIMTAGKEVELPICRIAQLARAVGIHAIIATQRPTTNIITGTIKANFPARVAFRVASMMDSRTILDRPGAQQLIGKGDMLYLQGNDPVRVQCAFVDTPEVERIVKYISQQQGYTTAFLLPEPEDDSEGTGGSADVDMNRLDPLFEEAARLLIYHQQGSTSLIQRKFSIGYNRAGRIMDQLERAGIVGPANGSKAREVLCMDENDLSMRMNNLKNQ from the coding sequence ATGAAGAAAAAGACTGAGACTAAAGAAAACGAAGAAAAAATGATTGCTCCTTCGAAGGTGATAAAAGCCATGAAAGGCGAAACGATACATTTCATTATTGGATTGCTCTGTGTCATATTCGGCGTGTATATGCTTTTGGCATTCACGTCTTTCTTCTTCACCGGGGGCAATGACCAAAGCATATTGGCACATCCTGACCCCGGAGAATTGCTCGAGACTGAAAACCGGATTCAGAACTATGCCGGTGCACGCGGGGCGCAACTCTCGCAATTTCTGATAAATGATTGTTTCGGAATTTCAGCATACCTGATTGTCGTATTCCTTATCGTAGCGGGTATGAAACTGATGAAAGCCTATCAATTCACATTATGGAAATGGTTTATAGGCTGCTCGGTACTCATGATATGGCTCTCCATTACGTTGGGATTCGCCTTCGGAGGCACGTTCCAAGACACTTTCCTTTATCCGGGAGGTCTGCACGGATACAATGTAAGCCAATGGATTTGTTCCCAAATCGGTGCGCCGGGACTCATTCTTGCCCTGCTTGTCACCTTGATTCTTATCGCCGTATTCTTTACCCGCGAGACCATGCAGATTGTACGCAAGACGCTTCATCCTACCCTTCCGCTGCGGAATAACAAGGAAAAGAACCGTGCGGAAGAGAAGCCGAAAACCGAAGAGGCCGCCCCCGTCAACACTTCTTCCGAACCAGTCACGGACAAACCTGCCGATGCGCTTTCAGATTCCGGCTCTGGCCCCATTGAACTTGAACTCGACCCCATAGAGAACAAGGAAGAAGAGCCGCACCACGATATGCGGGAAGAACAGGTTCCTCTAAACGAGACGTTAACTGTACCTGCGAAAGAGAAAAAAGAGGAAACGCCCAATGAGCCTACGTTTGAAATTGAAAGCACCTCAGAAGAAGAACCTGCGTCCGAACGCGGAACATTGGACCAGCCCTACAATCCACGCTTGGATTTAGAGCACTACCACTTCCCTACCCTTGACCTGCTCAACTCGTACAACGACCATGAGCCTTCGATAGACATGGAAGAGCAAAACGCCAACAAGAACCGCATCATTCAGGTCTTGCGAAGTTTCGGCATCGAAATCAGCTCTATCAAAGCAAGCGTAGGCCCTACCATTACCCTTTACGAAATCACGCCGGCGGAAGGCGTGCGCATCAACCGCATCCGGAACCTGGAAGACGATATTGCCTTGAGCCTTTCGGCACTGGGCATCCGCATCATTGCGCCGATTCCCGGAAAAGGCACCATCGGCATCGAAGTGCCGAACGCTAACCCACGCATCGTTCCCATGAACTCAATCTTGAGCAGCAAGAAGTTTCAGGATACCACGTTCGAGCTTCCTGTGGCATTGGGAAAGACCATCACGAACGAAGTATTTATGGTTGATTTGGCAAAAGCGCCACACATGCTGGTAGCCGGTGCCACCGGTCAAGGTAAATCGGTCGGGCTGAATGCCATTGTCACCTCTTTATTATACAAGAAGCATCCCAGCGAGTTGAAATTCGTCATCGTAGACCCGAAGAAAGTAGAGTTTGCCATCTACGCACCGATTGAAAGGCATTTTCTGGCGAAACTGCCCGACTCGGACAGTGCCATCATCACCGATGTGACAAAAGTGGTGCAAACCCTCAATTCGCTCTGCACCGAAATGGATAACCGTTACGATTTGCTTCAGGAAGCAGGATGCCGCAACATCAAGGAATACAATGCCAAGTTCATCAGCCGCCAGTTGAATCCCGAAAAGGGACATCGCTTCATGCCGTATATCGTGATTATCATCGACGAGTTCGGCGACCTGATTATGACCGCCGGAAAAGAAGTGGAACTTCCGATATGCCGCATCGCCCAACTGGCACGTGCCGTAGGAATCCATGCCATTATCGCGACCCAGCGTCCGACTACGAACATCATTACCGGAACCATTAAAGCAAACTTCCCGGCACGTGTCGCATTCCGTGTGGCTTCGATGATGGACTCGCGTACCATTCTTGACCGCCCGGGAGCGCAACAACTCATCGGTAAGGGAGACATGCTTTATCTGCAAGGGAACGACCCGGTACGTGTTCAATGTGCCTTTGTAGATACGCCGGAAGTAGAACGTATCGTAAAATACATCAGCCAGCAACAAGGATATACGACCGCATTCCTTTTACCCGAGCCGGAAGATGATTCGGAAGGAACAGGAGGCAGTGCCGATGTCGACATGAACCGCCTCGACCCCTTGTTCGAGGAAGCCGCACGCTTGCTCATCTACCACCAGCAAGGGTCTACCTCGCTTATCCAACGCAAGTTCTCTATCGGATATAACCGTGCCGGACGCATCATGGACCAATTGGAACGCGCGGGCATCGTAGGGCCAGCCAACGGAAGCAAGGCACGCGAAGTGCTCTGCATGGACGAGAATGACCTGTCCATGCGTATGAATAATCTGAAGAACCAATAA